A genomic segment from Conger conger chromosome 2, fConCon1.1, whole genome shotgun sequence encodes:
- the pheta2 gene encoding sesquipedalian-1, whose product MKLHKKILTHYSSCSSPVDKEGYLYKKGERNTSYQKRWFILKGNLLFYKDRPGDRDLIGVIVLEGCSVQLCESEEQFAFSLVFSGTGLRTYKLSAEDQQSQESWIKALLSANHSFLSLLVRDLEKQYEEIRRETCAGDAYQCSTVIGPDDGRLAKSLISMNSGPPYSRKPRPAVREGRSYSTSNLLQAPPTSSKHVGKRSPKLWPKRNALVTPINGPAPPLGEWPLEGSGPFKDFGELHEHFGKEVKELRADWLQKKLEEEGKQEGDLIDFG is encoded by the exons ATGAAGCTCCATAAGAAGATCCTGACCCACTACTCGTCATGCAGCTCACCTGTTGACAAAGAGGGTTATCTGTATAAGAAG GGAGAAAGGAACACTTCGTACCAGAAGCGCTGGTTCATATTGAAGGGTAACCTTCTGTTCTACAAAGATCGCCCAGGGGACCGTGACCTGATTGGAGTGATTGTTCTGGAAGGCTGCTCAGTGCAACTGTGTGAATCTGAAGAGCAGTTTGCTTTTTCGCTGGTGTTCAGTGGGACAGGCCTCAGGACCTATAAACTTTCAGCTGAAGACCAGCAGAGTCAAGAGAGCTGGATCAAAGCCCTgctttcagccaatcacagcttcCTGTCCTTGTTGGTGAGAGACCTGGAGAAGCAGTACGAAG AAATTAGAAGAGAAACCTGTGCCGGTGATGCCTATCAGTGCTCCACGGTAATTGGTCCAGACGATGGGAGGCTGGCCAAATCCCTGATTTCCATGAACTCAGGCCCCCCCTACTCCCGAAAACCCAGGCCAGCTGTGAGGGAGGGACGAAGTTATAGCACAAGTAACTTGCTGCAAGCCCCTCCCACTTCTAGCAAGCATGTTGGTAAGAGGTCTCCAAAACTGTGGCCTAAGAGAAATGCCCTTGTCACACCTATAAATGGACCTGCCCCACCTCTTGGGGAGTGGCCCTTAGAGGGGTCAGGACCCTTTAAGGATTTTGGTGAACTGCATGAGCACTTTGGAAAGGAAGTGAAGGAGCtgagagctgattggctgcagaaGAAGCTGGAAGAAGAGGGCAAGCAAGAGGGTGATCTAATTGATTTTGGGTGA
- the LOC133121857 gene encoding TBC1 domain family member 10A-like, which yields MAEVSTVTPSPPGLGDAHINTSLANSSDLQPPPDTSDYPKHPSVLKSGLYNDPTLLAPPVSETELQSNGKGSSSVLPNSTPQESALEGAVTSPAECSEEQKEWPMGEEMATGVVSPTVLGQEAQCTQEGPLVMAFCQPDSVADRQGLSEQNCPFPSVNPHPNLYPDVVENQNSCPIGEPQPLCPPAASADLLLPSDNTLNATATPAIVHNSPETQDGDNLKQIPDCQTKSSPKQDLPSSPKIVEPSVTPKIQHFPPVPSIHESPATLSLPNTHQRPAPDTLSYLESASLMSGTLESLSGLGEDCSSLGSDSEVSGLVFRRTDKYGFLGGSQYSEGSERSDIQVDVARQREMKWLEMFNNWDKWVSRRFQKVKLRCRKGIPSSLRAKAWQLLSNSEELLDANPGKFEELDREQGDHKWLDIIEKDLHRQFPFHEMFAARGGHGQQDLYRILKAYTVYRPEEGYCQAQAPVAAVLLMHMPAEQAFWCLVQICEKYLPGYYSAGLEAIQLDGEIFFSILRRVCPMAYRHLKKFKIDPILYMTEWFMCIFSRSLPWGCVLRVWDMFFCEGVKVVFRVGLVLLKQMLGSVEKLRELQGMYETMERLRNIPLDNLREELLVQEVISLGVTEALIERESSVQVQKWRQSRGELTHQPGRRMHGTRALNELKLCSSSVSRQGSFSFLGGPAPSPGPLRASSSLLSLPGFRRSKTASFRSQYKPGSFSGGSASERAATQVPQGPSSAAAPSYKPHSATGPADGPSQRPASPPQGEDAASAHAQPAPQNPTPSCTHSPSPSAAPEQRTTGKPPARAGPGREPGAARGGEEEGKKQKRSKDEKKREKEEEKARAREQKEREKAERERQKKEKKKEKGGKKGRDGAEAEKKSGAKPPREAKDQAPGQSSSH from the exons AAACATCCTTCTGTCCTAAAGTCTGGCCTGTATAATGACCCCACATTGCTGGCACCCCCTGTAAGTGAAACTGAACTTCAGTCCAATGGGAAAGGATCTTCATCTGTACTACCTAATTCTACCCCTCAGGAATCAGCATTGGAAGGTGCAGTCACCTCACCTGCTGAATGCTCTGAAGAGCAGAAAGAATGGCCTATGGGAGAAGAAATGGCTACAGGAGTTGTGTCACCCACAGTCCTGGGACAGGAAGCACAATGCACACAGGAGGGACCATTAGTAATGGCCTTCTGTCAACCTGACTCTGTTGCGGATAGGCAGGGGCTGAGCGAACAGAACTGCCCTTTTCCCAGTGTTAATCCTCACCCTAATCTTTACCCAGATGTTGTAGAGAACCAGAACTCTTGTCCTATTGGTGAACCCCAGCCCCTGTGCCCTCCGGCAGCATCAGCAGATCTTCTGCTCCCCTCAGACAACACCTTAAATGCAACTGCTACCCCAGCAATTGTACACAATTCCCCAGAAACACAAGATGGCGATAACCTGAAGCAAATCCCTGATTGTCAAACCAAATCTTCACCAAAGCAGGACCTCCCAAGCAGCCCCAAAATTGTAGAACCCTCAGTAACCCCCAAGATACAGCATTTCCCCCCAGTTCCAAGCATCCATGAGTCTCCTGCAACCCTGTCCTTGCCCAACACGCATCAGAGGCCAGCACCGGACACCCTGAGCTACCTTGAGTCAGCCAGCCTAATGTCAGGAACACTGGAATCCCTGTCAGGGCTTGGGGAGGATTGCAGTTCCCTGGGCTCAGACTCTGAAGTCAGCGGACTTGTGTTCAGGCggactgacaagtatggcttcCTCGGGGGATCGCAGTACAGTGAGGGCAG TGAAAGAAGTGATATCCAAGTGGATGTTGCAAGACAAAGAGAGATGAAGTGGCTAGAGATGTTCAACAACTGGGATAAATGGGTCTCGCGTCGCTTCCAGAAG GTGAAGTTGCGTTGCAGGAAGGGCATCCCCTCCTCTCTTAGGGCCAAGGCCTGGCAGCTGCTGTCCAACAGCGAGGAGCTCCTGGATGCCAACCCTGGCAAGTTCGAG GAGCTGGACAGGGAGCAGGGAGACCACAAGTGGCTGGACATCATTGAGAAGGACCTGCACAGACAGTTTCCCTTCCACGAGATGTTCGCTGCTCGTGGGGGCCACGG TCAGCAGGACCTGTATCGTATACTGAAGGCCTACACGGTGTACAGACCGGAGGAGGGCTACTGTCAGGCCCAGGCCCCCGTGGCTGCGGTGCTACTGATGCACATGCCGGCGGAG CAAGCCTTCTGGTGTCTGGTGCAGATCTGTGAGAAATACCTGCCTGGATACTACAGCGCCGGTCTG GAAGCCATCCAGCTGGACGGTGAGatcttcttctccattctgcgcCGCGTCTGCCCCATGGCCTACCGCCACCTGAAGAAGTTCAAGATCGACCCCATCCTGTACATGACGGAGTGGTTCATGTGCATCTTCTCCCGGAGCCTGCCCTGGGGCTGTGTGCTGCGTGTCTGGGACATGTTCTTCTGCGAAG GGGTGAAGGTGGTGTTCCGGGTGGGGCTGGTGCTGCTGAAGCAGATGCTGGGGTCTGTGGAGAAGCTGCGTGAGCTGCAGGGGATGTATGAAACCATGGAGCGACTCCGGAACATTCCCCTGGACAACCTGCGGGAGGAATTGCTCGTGCAGGAG GTGATCTCTCTGGGCGTGACGGAGGCCCTTATTGAGCGAGAGAGCAGTGTCCAGGTGCAGAAGTGGAGGCAGTCCAGGGGGGAGCTGACCCACCAGCCTGGCCGCAGGATGCATGGCACTCGTGCCCTCAACGAGCTGaagctctgctcctcctccgtCTCCAGGCAGGGCAGCTTCTCTTTCCTGGGGGGCCCCGCCCCGTCGCCGGGGCCCCTGAGGgcctcctccagcctcctctctctcccaggtttCCGCAGGTCCAAAACGGCCAGCTTCCGATCGCAGTACAAACCGGGCTCTTTCTCTGGGGGCTCCGCGTCAGAACGGGCGGCGACTCAGGTGCCGCAGGGGCCCAGCTCCGCCGCGGCCCCCAGCTACAAGCCCCACTCCGCCACGGGCCCCGCCGACGGGCCCTCACAGAGGCCGGCCTCTCCTCCACAGGGCGAGGATGCTGCCTCAGCGCACGCTCAGCCCGCCCCGCAAAACCCAACTCCGTcctgcacccactccccctcccccagcgcCGCGCCTGAACAGCGCACGACCGGCAAGCCCCCGGCCAGAGCGGGCCCAGGCAGGGAGCCGGGAGCGGcccgggggggggaggaagagggcaaGAAACAGAAGAGGAGCAAGGacgagaagaagagagagaaggaggaggagaaggccaGAGCTCGGGAacaaaaggagagggagaaggcggAACGGGAAAGgcagaagaaggagaagaaaaaggAGAAAGGAGGAAAGAAGGGCCGCGACGGGGCTGAGGCGGAAAAGAAGAGCGGAGCCAAGCCTCCCAGAGAGGCTAAAGACCAAGCGCCGGGACAGAGCTCATCTCACTGA
- the LOC133121859 gene encoding myosin regulatory light chain 2, skeletal muscle-like — protein MGPNFTCQSHQFAAWHRPFLLDRPNSTSRLEMAPKKAKRRQQAEGGSSNVFSMFEQSQIQEYKEAFTIIDQNRDGIISKDDLRDVLASMGQLNVKNEELEAMIKEASGPINFTVFLTMFGEKLKGADPEDVIVSAFKVLDPEGTGSIKKQFLEELLTTQCDRFSAEEMKNLWAAFPPDVAGNVDYKNICYVITHGEEKEE, from the exons ATGGGACCAAACTTCACATGTCAGTCACATCAGTTCGCGGCTTGGCATAGGCCTTTTCTTCTTGATCGACCAAACTCCACATCCCGTCTTGAAATG GCACCCAAGAAGGCCAAGAGGAGGCAGCAGGCAGAGGGTGGATCCTCCAATGTGTTCTCCATGTTTGAGCAAAGCCAGATTCAGGAGTACAAGGAG gctttcacaattattgaccAGAACAGAGATGGCATCATCAGCAAGGACGACTTGAGGGACGTGCTGGCCTCCATGG GCCAACTGAACGTGAAGAATGAGGAGCTGGAAGCCATGATTAAGGAAGCCAGCGGCCCCATCAACTTCACCGTCTTCCTCACCATGTTCGGCGAGAAGCTGAAGG GCGCTGATCCCGAGGATGTCATCGTGAGTGCGTTCAAGGTCCTGGATCCCGAGGGTACTGGCTCCATCAAGAAGCAATT CCTTGAGGAGCTCCTGACCACCCAGTGCGACAGGTTCTCCGCAGAGGAG ATGAAGAACCTGTGGGCCGCCTTCCCCCCTGATGTGGCTGGCAACGTTGACTACAAGAACATCTGCTACGTCATCACACacggagaggagaaggaggagtaa